A genomic segment from Lytechinus variegatus isolate NC3 chromosome 10, Lvar_3.0, whole genome shotgun sequence encodes:
- the LOC121423299 gene encoding epsin-2-like, giving the protein MATRRTIKNIVHNYTDAQVKVRDATSNDPWGPSSSLMSEIAHLTYNVMAFSDIMSMIWRRLNDHGKNWRHVYKSLVLLEYIIKTGSERVAQQCRENIFAIQTLKDFEFIDKDGKDTGLNVREKSKSLVALLKDEERLKQERVRALKAQERFAQASQGIGSSTVGKTDFESSHDSNQSENAANTTSATPPRSLSTDMEQARPQTSGEEELQLQLALAMSREEAEQKEKEVRSDDIRLKMALDESKEIQAPAGSQQATTLLNLASDPKWSPPAAQDPWGAPAPATSSPAFNNTQASVTVNDPWKNPSPAHKNPPPQGSPWGASPPLAAAVPASDPWGAPPAAPAPAPAPADPWGGVAAPAPATTPAPEPWGSAAPAPTKSDPWSINGGGAAPDPDAEFDKLRVKPVEGAVSAVSIDDSFFSAPVAVPSSNSNAFDMTGMDQALGSTPDKKKPEDFLGKNSKLVNLESLIGPTRETVGQPSMQGTNPFMSVLGGAPPPVSTGLQAQPLNNPFQQQRMPAPTINQMRAQPVVDVNAGFGGGGMGMGGGMAMGGGTTLPPPLLPASSGPSPAQQQAQTNPFLL; this is encoded by the exons ATGGCTACAAGGCGCACCATCAAGAACATTGTACACAATTACACAGATGCCCAGGTCAAAGTTCGAGATGCGACCTCCAATGACCCTTGGGGACCCTCCAGTTCACTTATGTCGGAGATTGCGCACCTCACATACAACGTAATGGCATTCTCAGACATCATGAGCATGATCTGGAGGCGGCTAAACGATCATGGGAAAAACTGGAGGCATGTCTACAAGTCGCTAGTCCTTCTAGAGTACATCATCAAGACAGGATCAGAAAGGGTCGCCCAGCAGTGCCGTGAAAATATATTCGCCATCCAGACCCTGAAAGATTTTGAATTCATTGATAAGGATGGCAAGGACACAGGACTTAACGTTCGAGAGAAGTCAAAGTCACTTGTGGCTCTTCTCAAGGATGAAGAACGGCTGAAGCAAGAGAGAGTAAGGGCGCTCAAGGCCCAGGAGAGGTTTGCCCAGGCCTCACAGGGTATAGGAAGTTCCACCGTGGGCAAGACAGATTTCGAGTCCAGCCACGACAGTAACCAGTCTGAGA ATGCAGCTAACACCACATCAGCGACACCCCCCAGATCCTTATCCACTGATATGGAGCAGGCTCGTCCTCAGACTAGCGGTGAAGAGGAACTTCAACTCCAGCTGGCGCTCGCCATGAGCAGAGAAGAGGCAGAGCAGAAGGAGAAGGAGGTCCGGAGTGATGACATTAGATTAAAAATGGCACTTGATGAAAGCAAAGAAATACAG GCTCCCGCCGGAAGCCAGCAAGCTACTACACTGCTGAATCTTGCATCCGATCCCAAATGGTCTCCACCTGCAGCGCAGGATCCTTGGGGTGCTCCAGCTCCAGCCACATCTTCCCCAGCATTCAACAACACTCAAGCCAGTGTCACAGTCAATGATCCATGGAAGAACCCTTCACCTGCTCACAAAAACCCACCACCACAAGGATCTCCCTGGGGCGCATCCCCACCCTTAGCTGCAGCTGTGCCAGCCAGTGATCCATGGGGTGCTCCACCAGCTGCTCCTGCTCCAGCTCCCGCTCCAGCCGATCCTTGGGGTGGTGTTGCAGCTCCTGCACCAGCCACAACACCAGCACCTGAGCCATGGGGTTCCGCAGCTCCTGCACCAACCAAAAGTGACCCTTGGTCTATAAATGGTGGTGGTGCTGCACCTGACCCTGATGCAGAATTTGACAAGTTGAGAGTGAAGCCTGTTGAGGGAGCAGTCTCTGCCGTGAGCATAGATGATTCCTTTTTTTCAGCACCTGTGGCAGTTCCTTCCTCCAATAGCAATGCATTTGACATGACAGGAATGGACCAAGCACTTGGTAGCACTCCAGACAAGAAGAAACCAGAGGATTTCCTTGGTAAAAACTCCAAACTGGTCAACTTGGAATCTCTGATTGGACCCACCAGGGAGACGGTTGGACAGCCATCCATGCAAGGAACCAATCCGTTCATGTCGGTACTTGGTGGTGCACCTCCTCCTGTTTCAACAGGTCTCCAAGCTCAACCACTCAACAACCCCTTCCAACAACAGAGGATGCCAGCTCCTACCATTAACCAGATGAGAGCACAGCCTGTTGTGGATGTCAATGCTGGTTTTGGTGGGGGAGGAATGGGTATGGGTGGTGGTATGGCCATGGGTGGAGGTACTACCCTCCCACCCCCTCTTCTCCCAGCAAGTAGTGGCCCATCCCCAGCTCAGCAACAAGCACAAACCAATCCTTTCTTGCTGTAG